The following proteins are co-located in the Hemicordylus capensis ecotype Gifberg chromosome 11, rHemCap1.1.pri, whole genome shotgun sequence genome:
- the LOC128335593 gene encoding DNA excision repair protein ERCC-6-like, with the protein MLYGELYNRLGDHQREGVAFLYHSYREGRTGSILADDMGLGKTIQIIAFLSGMFDSELIRSVLLIMPTTLIGNWMKEFSSWTPNMRVNNFHGTNKAKRNRNLERIQRKKGVLLTTYNMLLTNWQQLSTFGGKEFVWDYIILDEAHKIKSPSAKTTKSLQRIPSQNRILLTGTPVQNNLKELWALFDYACQGSLLGTSKTFRVEYENPITRARAKDATPGEKALGLKISENLMSIIKPYFLRRIKDEIRKNQKPQLEAHHPEDQREVAAHVISSLPRKNEFVVWIYLAPTQEEIYKNFLSLEHIKGLLMAIQCPLAKQSPLAEINVLKMLCDHPRLLSARTCRLLGLDTSNYSRLDGGESEANGGWDMNREIIHISDEILIKESGKLCFLITLLERLQEEGHRTLVFSQSRKMLDIIERVLTRRHFKLVRIDGTVRLVERERRISLFQSNRNYSVFLLTTQVGGVGLTLTAATRVVIFDPSWNPATDAQAVDRSYRIGQKENVVIYRLITCGTVEEKIYRRQIFKESLIRQTTGDKKNPYRYFAMQELRELFTLEDTRCSPTQLYIQSLHGAQRKSDTLLDAHVAYLHTLKIFGISDHDLMYTQEVGHEDKAENEEAHQYIEHRVQKAQKLIQLESQQKDKLMENIRNTTEGARQTEMEPSNQPKKKSAPPQHIDSLIPPVHAEPTNQDDAVILIKETDGHSIVNISSKMSSVVTEDLDDDDDDDDDDDQVLQNISNMDMSLLKNECYHQSKLQEYKDKHDLSIRSPFTHAHSLSEKENCSHKSQVISCDPPADRDSHLNDVQIIDSEDRQFSEKEMSFCSESANSGFRLQLDNSVAGGNESNGRPQSRNSITSSCILVASSAAGEALAGNSAVPFVYKKKPAKTTVSDSGEEEENRIIDLDEKPPCCLR; encoded by the exons ATGCTCTATGGAGAACTATACAACAGACTCGGTGACCACCAGAGGGAAGGGGTTGCCTTCTTGTACCACTCGTATCGAGAAGGACGGACGGGCAGCATATTGGCGGATGACATGGGCTTGGGGAAAACCATTCAGATCATCGCCTTCCTCTCGGGCATGTTTGATTCAGAGCTCATCCGGTCCGTGTTGCTAATTATGCCGACGACCCTGATTGGCAACTGGATGAAAGAGTTTTCCAGCTGGACTCCAAATATGAGAGTGAACAACTTTCATGGGACCAACAAAGCTAAGCGCAACCGGAATCTGGAGCGTATCCAGAGAAAGAAAGGCGTCCTGCTCACGACATACAACATGCTCCtgactaactggcagcagctttctaccTTTGGTGGGAAGGAGTTTGTTTGGGACTACATCATCCTTGATGAAGCACACAAAATTAAATCTCCTTCTGCGAAGACGACAAAATCCCTGCAGCGCATCCCTTCCCAAAACCGGATCCTCCTCACAGGGACCCCGGTGCAAAACAACCTGAAGGAACTCTGGGCCCTCTTTGACTATGCTTGTCAGGGCTCTCTTCTCGGCACCAGCAAAACCTTCCGGGTGGAGTATGAGAATCCGATCACCAGAGCCAGGGCAAAGGATGCCACCCCAGGAGAGAAGGCCCTGGGGCTGAAGATATCGGAGAACCTGATGTCCATTATCAAGCCCTATTTCTTGAGACGGATTAAAGATGAAATACGGAAGAATCAGAAGCCTCAACTTGAAGCCCACCACCCTGAAGATCAAAGGGAGGTTGCAGCTCATGTAAtctcttctcttcccagaaaaaACGAGTTTGTTGTGTGGATATACTTGGCACCCACCCAAGAAGAAATATATAAGAACTTCCTGTCCTTGGAGCACATCAAGGGGTTGTTAATGGCTATCCAGTGCCCATTAGCTAAACAGTCCCCACTAGCTGAAATTAATGTCTTGAAGATGCTCTGTGATCACCCCCGACTGCTATCAGCACGAACCTGTCGCCTTCTTGGGCTTGACACGTCTAATTATTCTAGATTGGATGGTGGTGAAAGTGAAGCAAATGGGGGTTGGGACATGAACAGAGAAATCATACATATTTCTGACGAGATTCTGATTAAGGAATCTGGAAAGCTGTGTTTCCTCATAACCCTGCTGGAAAGACTGCAGGAAGAGGGGCATAGAACTCTAGTGTTTTCTCAGTCAAGAAAAATGTTGGATATTATAGAGCGTGTCTTAACTCGCAGGCACTTTAAGCTGGTGCGTATTGATGGAACCGTTCGTTTGGTGGAACGAGAAAGGAGGATTAGCCTGTTTCAGAGTAACAGAAACTATTCTGTCTTTCTGCTCACGACCCAAGTAGGTGGGGTTGGATTAACATTAACTGCTGCTACCAGAGTGGTGATTTTTGATCCCAGCTGGAATCCTGCTACTGATGCTCAAGCTGTGGACAGATCTTACAGGATTGGGCAGAAAGAGAATGTGGTGATCTACCGGCTCATTACCTGTGGCACAGTGGAGGAGAAAATCTATAGACGACAAATATTCAAGGAGTCACTAATTCGGCAAACAACTGGTGACAAAAAGAATCCATACAGGTATTTTGCGATGCAGGAATTGAGGGAGCTTTTCACCCTGGAAGATACTCGCTGTTCACCAACCCAACTGTATATTCAGTCCCTGCACGGTGCCCAAAGGAAATCAGATACTCTACTTGATGCTCACGTTGCTTACCTCCACACGCTGAAAATCTTTGGCATCTCTGACCATGACCTGATGTACACACAGGAAGTGGGTCATGAGGACAAAGCTGAGAATGAAGAAGCCCATCAGTACATTGAGCATAGGGTACAAAAAGCTCAAAAGCTGATACAGCTAGAATCGCAACAGAAAGacaaactgatggaaaacattAGAAACACCACGGAAGGAGCAAGGCAGACAGAGATGGAGCCTTCCAACCAACCAAAGAAAAAATCTGCCCCACCTCAACACATTGACTCTCTTATCCCACCAGTACATGCTGAACCCACAAACCAGGATGATGCTGTCATTCTCATAAAAGAAACCGATGGCCATAGCATCGTCAATATTAGCTCTAAAATGAGCAGTGTAGTTACTGAGgacttggatgatgatgatgatgatgatgacgacgacgaccaGGTCCTTCAGAATATATCTAATATGGATATGTCCCTCCTCAAGAATGAATGCTACCACCAATCCAAGCTACAAGAATATAAGGACAAACATGATCTAAGCATTAGATCCCCTTTTACTCATGCTCATTCGTTATCTGAGAAAGAGAACTGCAGTCATAAATCCCAAGTTATCTCCTGTGATCCACCTGCTGATAGAGATAGCCACTTGAATGATGTTCAAATAATAG ATTCTGAGGACAGACAGTTCTCAGAAAAGGAAATGTCATTCTGTTCGGAGAGTGCAAACAGCGGATTTCGGCTGCAATTGGACAACTCTGTGGCAGGAGGGAATGAAAGCAATGGAAGGCCCCAGTCTCGAAACAGTATCACGAGCTCTTGTATCCTGGTTGCCTCCAGTGCAGCAGGTGAAGCCTTGGCCGGCAATAGTGCTGTTCCTTTTGTGTATAAGAAGAAACCAGCTAAAACAACTGTTTCTGAcagtggggaagaggaagagaatcGTATCATTGACCTGGATGAAA aGCCTCCTTGCTGCTTGAGATGA